AAACTGAAGTCCTCTTAGCCACTGGAAAAGCAAGCAAAACACAGGACAAGAACGACATAGTGAATGAATAATATGTGGGATCATAGTAACTATGATAACAACAAACATCAATGACAAAGTCCTACCAATACCTAGTCTGTTTGTCTCCTATTATAGCTGTCATTGACAGTTGTGCACACTGGATTTCATCAAGTTCAACTACAAAATCAGTATAATTTAAACCAGGACAAACCAATGTGGGGAAATTTCCTACTTCAATTCTGATGGTCAAGTcatatattttgttaattcaaTTCCTACCAAACCACGGGGAAGAAAAAAGGAAGAGAGGGGCAGAGATGGAGGAGCATAGTTCTGAAAACTACAGCATATAAACCTCTATTTATTGTGCATTTCTTTAAAGAAATATAGATAATTGTAAATGAAActgatataagcactaacattttGCTAACTTCGAAAGCTTCTGCGAAGTCTGATGAATTCCAAATCCAATCTTAGAAGCCTTCCTATTAAACTCCGATTGATGCGCAACCATAGATCTCTTTTCCTCCGCTCTCGACGTTCTACTACTCGGCCCATTTTGGCCCTGCCCAGACGAGATTGACTTCCTGAACCTATCTGCTACGCTCTGAAATTCTTGCGTCCGATCTCTAAATGATGATTGTGCCACTTTTGCATGcatcttttcctttcctttctttttggtTAACCTCCTCGGTCTTAAAATCGAAACTCCCAAAATTGAAAATCCCTAAACTAACATTCGATTCCCAATAATTCTTCGATTCCCTTTGCAACTAAAAAAGTAGAAAAATATTGACGGAGATTCTTACTTGAAACGGAGAGATCTGGAACCCAGACCCTAATATACCAGATCGAccttaatttgaaataaaacgaaattgaagaagaaattttcgacaaatgaataaattgaagaGTCAGATCCAGATCAAGATCGAATGTGCTTATAATTTGCGACGAGTGAACTTGTTTTTTTATCACGAGAATTCGATTGGCAGTAGAAACTGAAACCAAGGAACTTTTTTCTCCTCGAAGGAACGTTGCTAATATGCTGTTCGCTTAACGTTCCATTGTTGTCATTTAGCTTATGAATGGACTCAAAATGTTTGTATTTAAAATGCTTTAGTAAAGGATTATGTTTGACAGCAAAACAAAAGTATCGTGTCCCACATCGGAAGGAAATAGTATATGCCCCCTGTTTTTAAACGAGTAGTGTAAGACACGTTAAAAAGGTGGAGATGGAGGATTGTTACTCTAGTTCCCTTTCGAGATTTTTCGTTGTGGTAAAAAAAACCCACATGGTGCTTTGATTATTTTTagataaatgtttttatttatttattttgaattgcattatattttagatattaagttttcattaacaaaaaaaaatatatattcctttgcttttaaataaaatttttaattatttatataataaataaattaatattttatatataaaaaattataaataatatatttacgtAGTCAAATATAACATATTGTATCCACAagttattatgattaatttattaactattaagtaaaaaattgaatagtgaaatatttaatttgtaatataTCAACTTTTTATAGTTTgtacaaatttttaataatgatTAGAACTTTTTAagtattatatttgaattgtcaaaataatttatgtatttttaatagttattattttaaaattatgttgttttacattaagtatataaaataaaactatattataCATTAATATGATACACCTTAATTATGGATTCAAAATTTTTtagtattattcaaaaaaatattgatctataattttttaattgtatttaacaattcaaatattttacaactaattataatcattaaaatacattatttgaaaaattaaacatgtaaaaatacatataaaacatGTGATATTAGAAactaacatataaaaaaaaactcaaacaaCTACTGCATCATGTTTAACcaatattttatacttattttgtggTTAAATAAATCCTTAAATCAATAATTTTACCTGTTAAAAGTTTTTAATATTCATAGATTAAAAGAGTTTTGATCCATACATTTGAGTGCCTAGTAAAAGAtgtaaactaaaattttataccTAACCCATCGCATAATTGATCGGGCCTTGATTAGCTcggtttattattatttaatttcccaATTTATTGGATAAATTTAGTGTGTGTTTTTTACTTCTTTACACTTATATCCTGTATTTATTACCATTATCAAACTTACTCACTATTATTTTCTAAAAGCATTTAACTTCTTTATGTACAATATTAACAACTcaaatcataatttttatttggatttttttaatttatatctattcCCTTAAATCTTATCACAAATACTTTAAGTGGATCTCGTTTTTATTACACGAGTCATAACATTATTCGCTTTTCTCAACTATGCATCATCATTGCGTTGAAGTCTTTCATTTCACTTCCATTATCACTTAATTATATCATTTATCTTCCTTccacttatttttttttatagatttcatttaattttcttttagagGCAAACAATGATTATTTAATTATGGACCGGAGTAAACGCTCTAAGTCCAACCCTCTTAGACATCTACTGACCTGGTCATTGTCAATAGATTCCTCGAGGTAATTGTTTTAATTAGAGTTTGTCTCTTTCACCTCAAGATTCGCAATTTTCCATtttcactttttatttatttgtttcattctTTAAGATCCAATCACTATTTATTTATCCAGACCAAAAAATTGCTAAATAATATTcacaatttgtttattttctatcCTTCATGTTAAAACATTGTTATATTgttaatttgttatatttatgtgtttaaatttagttttacttacaatttaatatttttaaattttaatattgtatatatttcacatgttattacaattaattaatttcaaatcatacatttcattatttattgtatattatttttagagATATGTTCTAAATCCATGATTTCTACTTTCCGCCAAttctaattataaaacaataaaatatttaaataaaaagattgctttataagaaaattaaagaaatagtaaAGGGGAATGTGGTGTGAACAAAATTCAACGGCTCAAAAAGGGTCGCCTAACCGTTTTTCCCGGCAACTTTCTCTCTTTTTGTTAGTTTGATTGCTTAATTCAACATCTTCTCATTTCCTTGCTTTCCCTCACTTCTCTCGTTAACAATGAAGTTGCAAATGTTTGTTTCCTGAGAAAAAAAACAATTTCCTCAATTTACCAAATGGACCTATCAAGCTTGAAACTTAGCATTGTCATGTTGTTTTCTATCCAAACGATTGCACGTATTTCTAGTGATTTGGGATTCTGATTCCTTCTGGATGAAGAagggtaaattttttatttcttttttgtgaaaaaaaatgggcgataaaaagaaattaaaggagGATGAGAAAATCGAGAAGTCGATTCGAGCTCTTCTCAAACTTCCCGAGAATAAAAGATGCATTAATTGCAATCTTTTGGTACGCTTTACCTTTTCTCTTGTTTTTCTTAGACAATgcatttgaaattttgtttttatcaaAAGCATTgcatttaatattctttaaattgAAGTATAaactttgaataatttttttttggcagGGTCCCCAATATGTTTGTACCACTTTCTCTACTTTTGTTTGCACCACCTGCAGCGGAATACAGTAAGTTTTAGTAATTTCATATTTGAGATCTAATCGCAATAATAATGAGGTCTAGCGCACTTCATTTTTGACTTTGAgcgttttttaaattatttcagtAGGGAATTCACTCATAGGGTGAAATCTGTATCAATGGCTAAATTTACTGAAGAAGAAGAGAATGCTCTTCGAGAAGGAGGAAATGAGGTCCGTGATGAACAATCATTTCTGATATCTTTGCTTCCGGTTTCTTATTGCTAACTTGTTTCTCGTTATTTTGCAGAGAGCAAGACAAATTTACTTCAAGGCATGGGATCCTCAACGCAATTCTTACCCTGATGCCAGGTAATCAAGCATCTTTTTCCTTTAAATTCTTTTATGCCTCATTAGAAATATGTCTTGATGCATCTATATTTGCTTTCAGTAATCTTCATATGCTCCGAAAGTTCATCAAGCATGTCTATGTGGATAGGAGATACACTGGTGAGAGGAGTGAAAGGCTTCCAAGTCTGGAAGTGGTAATGTTTCTGGTTAACCACCCACAcacctatatatacatatattgtacacataaattttatatttcatgtgACTGATGGCTTAGTCAACAAtttttttggtgctctcaatcaAATGCCACTCCAATGTTTTTACTCTTAATAGATTCCTGTACGTATTATACAGGGATACAGGACGGAATCCCCAGAAATCAAGAGGGTCATTGTGTTTACTGGTAGAACCAAAAGTCCACTTTATGGTAATAGGCATGAATGGAGCTCTAATGAAGGATTTAGTCCTGCTGGAAAAAGTGGTGCTGTTAGGGGTTTCTATAATGAGTCAATAAATTCTAGATATGAAGGTTCCCCTAGAAACCATCGGCACATTGAGATTATTGATCACAGGCGCCATCGTGATGGCCCTGGAAGTGCCATACAAAAAGATAACCCCAACATTCGACAGAGAGAACCTGTGACACGAAGCATGTCATCTAGCAACCTATCGGATAGGTCTGCACCTCCAGTGGTGCGCCCCATTAGAGATATTTTGGGGGAGAATGCTCCTGCCTTGAAGGTGGGTGAACATTCAAAAGAAAATACTGGAAAGGATACTGTTGCTAAAAACCAGGTGAGGTTGCTACATCTTCAAGTAATATGACTCTAAAAGGATTTTATGTGTGTATTCGAACCATTTATTtgtatttgaatgcttaataCATATAAATAGATTTGTGAATGAACTGACTTCGTAGAGTGAGATTTTACTTGTGCCCAGGGGAAGCTGTGGATGACGCTTTACTTGTAGTTTAGCAGTTTGAAAACTTTGTCACTTGCTTTTAGTAGTTTGGCAGATTTTCGTACCGTGTTACTATTCCTTGTGGCGCTTCAGAACACTCTTTGcacttatgttgttatttttacACTTTGCAGAAGATTTCACCACCTAGTGGTATTGAAAGTTTGATTGATTTCAGTATGGATTCTGAGCCGTCTAATGCTGCGGCAACACCAAATATGCAGCAAGTGCCGCCATCAAGCAAAGGTGGTAACCAGTCATCAGATGAACTCTCTTCAAAGGGAAAAGCACCTCCGGCCTCCAATGCAAATCCTTTGGATTTTTTACTATTTGATCTTGCAGCTCCCTCTGCGGTACCTGTTGATAATGTCTCAGCAGTACTGGGCACCTCAGGTGCTCCATCAACTGCATCTGGACAGAACACTTCATTAAACAGTATTTCTCCAGCAGCACCTGAAGGACAGCTTTTCACTTTGACAAGTTCCAGCAGCTCTTCACCAGTTCCACCGACAGTCAATGTCCCACAAGTACAATCCCCTCACGGGCATGTCTTTCCCAGCATGCAAAAACATCAGTCTTCCCTTTTCCCTGCTTCTGATAATAGCTTTTTTACTGAACAAAGTAATCAAACAACTGAAGCATCGAATAGCCAGGTTATCATTGGAATTGATTAGAAGTTGTTGGAAACTAAATAAACCTGAAAAACATAACCGTACTTTAATAAAATATGGTGTGAACTTCATTTCACTTGCTAACTCTGTTGCTTCTTGTTATTATTTGCAGCCCGGTACAACGTTGCTGATGCATAATGCTCAACCCTCTTCCTCTACTGAACAATCGTCAGAAGCCACCTCCAAATCAACTGAAGAAACAAAGTCTGGCGGAAGAAAGGAACTTCCGCAGGTGATGGTTGTCTTCAATTGTGTAAGATGTTTATGAATTCTCTTAACAGTTTATGCTGCCCTTCTAGCAGGATCTCTTTGCTACAAGCTATGGGTCTGCCCCTGCTGCAGTTCCGGGTTGGCAAACTGGTCTACCACATGGAGCTGCGTTTGGTTTGCAGTATTATCCTAATGCAATGGTATCCTGTGCCATAGAATTTTTGAATTCTGTAGCTTCTATGCTTATTCTTGCTTGATATTTGGAATGGTTAAACTTTATGTATATGCTTTCAGCATTCAGCAGCATTTTCAAGCATTTCAAAGGCAAATCC
The genomic region above belongs to Gossypium hirsutum isolate 1008001.06 chromosome D05, Gossypium_hirsutum_v2.1, whole genome shotgun sequence and contains:
- the LOC107907311 gene encoding probable ADP-ribosylation factor GTPase-activating protein AGD14 isoform X1, with amino-acid sequence MGDKKKLKEDEKIEKSIRALLKLPENKRCINCNLLGPQYVCTTFSTFVCTTCSGIHREFTHRVKSVSMAKFTEEEENALREGGNERARQIYFKAWDPQRNSYPDASNLHMLRKFIKHVYVDRRYTGERSERLPSLEVGYRTESPEIKRVIVFTGRTKSPLYGNRHEWSSNEGFSPAGKSGAVRGFYNESINSRYEGSPRNHRHIEIIDHRRHRDGPGSAIQKDNPNIRQREPVTRSMSSSNLSDRSAPPVVRPIRDILGENAPALKVGEHSKENTGKDTVAKNQKISPPSGIESLIDFSMDSEPSNAAATPNMQQVPPSSKGGNQSSDELSSKGKAPPASNANPLDFLLFDLAAPSAVPVDNVSAVLGTSGAPSTASGQNTSLNSISPAAPEGQLFTLTSSSSSSPVPPTVNVPQVQSPHGHVFPSMQKHQSSLFPASDNSFFTEQSNQTTEASNSQPGTTLLMHNAQPSSSTEQSSEATSKSTEETKSGGRKELPQDLFATSYGSAPAAVPGWQTGLPHGAAFGLQYYPNAMHSAAFSSISKANPFDLSGDTTPAQAPQFPQMTSILGTLPSIQDPTALSPKPSTDAPSHSSHFASMMTPESPSTLAMPSSAYMGNQSHSGVPSPRPQGIGGFGSDERNLGFLNATQRPAGGQPASNPPNTFPTMGPNPFG
- the LOC107907311 gene encoding probable ADP-ribosylation factor GTPase-activating protein AGD14 isoform X2; amino-acid sequence: MGDKKKLKEDEKIEKSIRALLKLPENKRCINCNLLGPQYVCTTFSTFVCTTCSGIHREFTHRVKSVSMAKFTEEEENALREGGNERARQIYFKAWDPQRNSYPDASNLHMLRKFIKHVYVDRRYTGERSERLPSLEVGYRTESPEIKRVIVFTGRTKSPLYGNRHEWSSNEGFSPAGKSGAVRGFYNESINSRYEGSPRNHRHIEIIDHRRHRDGPGSAIQKDNPNIRQREPVTRSMSSSNLSDRSAPPVVRPIRDILGENAPALKVGEHSKENTGKDTVAKNQKISPPSGIESLIDFSMDSEPSNAAATPNMQQVPPSSKGGNQSSDELSSKGKAPPASNANPLDFLLFDLAAPSAVPVDNVSAVLGTSGAPSTASGQNTSLNSISPAAPEGQLFTLTSSSSSSPVPPTVNVPQVQSPHGHVFPSMQKHQSSLFPASDNSFFTEQSNQTTEASNSQPGTTLLMHNAQPSSSTEQSSEATSKSTEETKSGGRKELPQDLFATSYGSAPAAVPGWQTGLPHGAAFGLQYYPNAMHSAAFSSISKANPFDLSGDTTPAQAPQFPQMTSILGTLPSIQDPTALSPKPSTDAPSHSSHFASMMTPESPSTLAMPSSAYMGNQSHSGVPSPRLHFILTTRYRWFRQ